One region of Anas acuta chromosome Z, bAnaAcu1.1, whole genome shotgun sequence genomic DNA includes:
- the RIC1 gene encoding guanine nucleotide exchange factor subunit RIC1 isoform X4, whose product MYFLSGWPRRLLCPLQGPEPPVHIRTDPQRALFAVLAPSQLSVWYCRPSVLIVSYKELSKAASQFGPYKQAEWRPDSTMIAVSTAKGYILFFEIPSARDKYLYEPMYPKGSPHLKGTPHYKEEQCAPSLSLEMKKVLDLQASITSLQSMLEDLLVATADGFLHLVHWDGMTNGRKAINLCTVPFSVDLQSSRAGSFLGFEDVYIRDMEYCATLDGFAVVFNDGRVGFITPMSSRFTAEQLHGVWAQDVIDGTCVAVNNKYRLMAFGCANGSVQVYTIDTTTGAMQFSHKLELTPKQYPDIWNKTGPVKLIRWSPDSCVVMVTWECGGLSLWSVFGAQLICTLGGDFAYQSDGTKKDPLKISSMTWGSEGYHLWVIEGNSSQNTKPDRDAKNEPQQFGILQFHFIKSALTVNPCMSNQEQVLLQGEDRLYLNCGDATQAQNPRNTSAHSEHKPTRERGPFSDGNLDSQGLSTLLGHRHWHVVQIHSTYLESNWPIRFSAIDKLGQNVAVVGKFGFAHYSLLTKKWKLFGNITQEQNMIVTGGLAWWNDFIVLACYNLNDHQEELRIYLRTSNLDNAFAHITKVQANTLLLSVFRDIVILFRADCSICLYSIERRPEGLNPTASVQVLQEVSMSRYIPHPFLVVSVTLTSVRTETGISLKMPQQACEAESIMLNLAGQLIMLQRDRSGPQIRDKDNNPNQRKHLPFCAPVVLAQSVENVWTTCRINKQKRHLLEALWLSCGGAGMKVWLPLFPRDHRKPHSFLSRRIMLPFHINIYPLAVLFEDALVLGAVNDTVLYDCLYTQTSAREHLEVLFPFSIVERTSQIYLHHILRQLLVRNLGEQALLLAHSCATLPYFPHVLELMLHEVLEEEATSREPIPDPLLPTVAKFITEFPLFLQTVVHCARKTEYALWNYLFAAVGNPKDLFEECLMAQDLDTAASYLIILQNMEVPAVSRQHATLLFNTALEQGKWDLCRHMIRFLKAIGSGETETPPATPTTQEPSSSSGFEFFRHRSISLSQSAENLHSKFNLTKTLSMPSGPSGKRWSKDSDCAENMYIDMMLWRHARRLLEEIKLKDLGCFAAQLGFELIGWLCKERARAARVEDFVFALKKLHKDFLWPFPVIPASSINSPFKNGKYKTAMGEQLLKSQSADTFVTMEMDTGVSSTPRSRSWLGAMGSSQREIDTASSHGPHMQDAFLSPLLSKGDECSIGSATDLTETSSMVDGDWTMVDENFSSLSLTQSELEHISLELASKGPHKSQVQLRYLLHIFMEAGCLDWCIIIGLILRESSVINQVFSIMQSSDIDGEICQNIKTGLNAVDKWASTDCPGYKPFLNIIKPQIQKLSEIAEEQVQPEAFQPVNPSKITEQANTRAEESRTLISHGTNPQSDAGNSSASRHEEDKSKTEDEDSFQEGSYDCIVS is encoded by the exons aGGAAGTCCACATCTGAAGGGAACACCACATTATAAAGAAGAGCAATGTGCTCCTTCTTTAAGTCTAGAAATGAAGAAAGTGCTGGATCTGCAAGCTTCTATCACAAG TTTGCAGTCCATGTTAGAGGATCTACTTGTTGCTACTGCTGATGGATTTCTCCATCTTGTTCACTGGGATGGTATGACCAATGGAAGGAAGGCCATCAACCTGTGCACAGTTCCATTTTCTGTGGATCTGCAGTCTTCTCGAG CAGGTTCATTTTTGGGCTTTGAAGATGTTTACATCAGAGATATGGAATACTGTGCCACACTTGatggttttgctgttgtttttaatgatggCAGAGTTGGTTTCATTACACCAATGTCAAGTAGATTCACTGCTGAG CAGCTCCATGGTGTTTGGGCACAAGATGTGATTGATGGAACTTGTGTGGCAGTGAATAACAAATACAGACTAATGGCATTTGGATGTGCTAA TGGCTCTGTGCAGGTTTATACAATAGATACCACCACTGGAGCCATGCAGTTTTCTCATAAATTGGAGCTGACACCAAAACAATATCCTG atatTTGGAATAAAACAGGACCTGTTAAACTAATCAGATGGTCACCTGATAGCTGTGTTGTTATGGTGACCTGGGAATGTGGAGGCTTGTCCTTATGGAGTGTTTTTGGTGCTCAGCTTATCTGTACTTTAGGAGGTGATTTTGC gTATCAGTCTGATGGTACTAAAAAGGACCCTCTAAAGATCAGTTCTATg accTGGGGTTCAGAAGGATATCATCTGTGGGTCATTGAAGGGAATTCTTCTCAAAACACTAAGCCTGACAGAGATGCAAAAAATGAACCTCAACAGTTTGGTATTCTGCAGTTTCATTTCATCAAGAGTGCACTCACTGTTAATCCTTGCATG agtAACCAGGAACAAGTCCTTCTGCAAGGAGAAGATCGCTTGTATTTGAACTGTGGTGATGCAACACAGGCCCAGAACCCCAGAAATACTTCAGCACACTCTGAACACAAGCCTACCAGGGAAAGAGGTCCATTTTCAGATGGCAATTTAGATTCTCAGGGTTTAAGCACTTTACTAGGACACCGGCATTGGCATGTCGTACAG ataCATAGTACTTACCTAGAGAGCAACTGGCCTATAAGG TTTTCAGCTATTGACAAGCTTGGGCAGAATGTAGCTGTTGTTGGCAAGTTTGGTTTTGCACATTATTCTTTACTCACCAAAAAATGGAAGCTGTTTGGAAACATTACCCAG gagCAAAATATGATCGTAACAGGAGGCTTAGCGTGGTGGAATGACTTCATTGTTCTTGCATGTTATAATTTAAATGATCATCAGGAAGAG CTGAGAATCTACCTGCGAACATCTAATCTTGACAATGCATTTGCACACATCACCAAAGTGCAAGCAAACACGTTACTACTGAGTGTCTTCCGGGACATCGTAATATTGTTCAGAGCAGATTGTTCCATTTGCCTTTACAGTATTGAGAGAAGGCCTGAAGG tcttaACCCTACTGCCAGTGTCCAGGTTCTTCAAGAAGTGTCCATGTCTCGATACATCCCCCATCCTTTTCTTGTAGTGTCTGTTACGTTGACATCGGTGAGGACAGAGACTGGCATCAGCTTGAAGATGCCTCAGCAG GCTTGTGAGGCTGAAAGTATTATGCTAAACTTAGCAGGACAGCTCATCATGTTGCAACGGGATCGATCTGGACCCCAGATACGGGATAAGGATAATAATCCTAATCAAAGGAAGCAT ctgcCTTTCTGTGCTCCGGTTGTTCTAGCCCAGTCTGTTGAAAATGTGTGGACTACTTGCAGGATCAACAAACAGAAACGCCACTTATTGGAAGCTCTTTGGCTCAGCTGTGGTGGGGCAGGTATGAAAGTCTGGCTTCCCCTGTTTCCCAGAGATCATCGAAAACCACATTCCTTTCTGTCAAGACGGATCATGCTGCCTTTCCACATCAACATATACCCACTGGCTGTTTTGTTTGAAGATGCCTTGGTTCTTGGTGCTGTTAATGACACTGTGCTCTATGACTGTTTATACACTCAAACCAGTGCTAGAGAACATTTAGaggttctttttcctttctccattgTTGAGAGAACCTCTCAGATCTACCTCCATCACATTTTACGCCAGCTGTTGGTTAGGAACCTTGGTGAACAAGCCTTGCTTTTGGCTCACTCCTGTGCCACATTACCATACTTCCCTCATGTACTAGAACTGATGCTTCATGAAGTGCTGGAAGAAGAAGCTACCTCGCGGGAACCCATTCCCGACCCTCTGCTTCCCACTGTGGCGAAGTTCATTACAGAGTTCCCCCTCTTCCTGCAGACAGTAGTCCATTGTGCTAGGAAGACAGAGTATGCCCTGTGGAATTacctttttgctgctgttggaaACCCAAAGGACTTATTTGAAGAGTGCTTAATGGCCCAGGACTTGGACACAGCTGCCTCTTATCTTATTATCCTACAG AATATGGAAGTTCCAGCAGTTAGCAGACAACATGCTACTCTCCTGTTTAACACTGCCTTAGAGCAGGGAAAGTGGGATCTTTGTCGTCATATGATCAGATTTCTTAAAGCCATTGGATCTGGAGAAACAGAGACACCTCCAGCTACACCAACAACTCAG GAACCCAGTTCAAGTAGTGGCTTTGAATTCTTCAGACATCGCAGCATTAGTTTATCCCAATCAGCAGAGAATCTCCACAGCAAATTTAACTTGACGAAAACACTGAGTATGCCCTCTGGCCCATCTGGAAAAAG GTGGAGTAAAGACAGTGACTGTGCTGAGAACATGTACATTGACATGATGCTCTGGCGGCATGCTCGGCGTCTGCTAGAAGAAATCAAGCTGAAAGACCTTGGTTGTTTTGCTGCACAGCTGGGCTTTGAGCTGATTGGCTGGCTGTGCAAGGAGCGAGCCAGAGCTGCTCGTGTCGAAGACTTTGTGTTCGCTTTGAAAAAGCTACACAAGGATTTCCTCTGGCCATTCCCAGTCATACCGGCTTCATCCATTAATTCACCTTTCAAGAACGGAAAGTACAAGACAG ccaTGGGGGAACAGCTGCTAAAATCTCAGTCTGCAGACACCTTTGTAACTATGGAAATGGACACAGGAGTTTCAAGCACACCTAGGAGTCGCAGCTGGCTTGGTGCTATGGGCTCCTCTCAGAGAGAAATTGACACGGCTTCATCCCATGGACCACACATGCAAGATGCattcctttctcctttgctaAGTAAAG GTGACGAATGCAGCATTGGCTCAGCAACAGACCTGACTGAAACAAGTTCTATGGTGGATGGTGACTGGACCATGGTGGATGAGAACTTCTCCAGCCTAAGTCTAACTCAGTCAGAGCTTGAACATATCTCTCTGGAACTGGCCAGTAAAGGGCCACACAAGTCACAAGTCCAGCTGCG GTACTTGCTACATATCTTCATGGAAGCAGGATGTCTGGACTGGTGTATCATCATAGGTCTTATCCTCAGAGAATCTTCAGTAATCAACCAAGTTTTCAGTATAATGCAATCCTCCGATATTGATGGAGAAATCTGTCAGAATATCAAGACTGGCCTCAATGCTGTTGACAAATGGGCTTCTACAGACTG CCCTGGGTACAAGCCATTTCTAAATATCATCAAACCACAGATCCAGAAGCTAAGTGAAATAGCAGAAGAGCAAGTACAGCCTGAAGCTTTTCAGCCAGTGAATCCTTCGAAAATTACAGAACAAGCAAACACCAGAGCTGAGGAAAGCAGGACTTTGATTAGCCACGGCACTAATCCTCAGAGTGATGCTGGCAACAGCAGTGCTAGCAGACATGAAGAGGACAAGTCCAAGACAGAGGATGAGGATTCATTCCAAGAGGGCAGTTATGACTGTATTGTGTCTTAA